In Peptostreptococcus equinus, the DNA window AAAGCTGGGATGCTTAAATGGAAAACAGCTACTGATGAATCTATAAGAACTAAGTATACAGACGTATTATTTGTAATTCAAGATAAAGTAGAATAGTGAAGTTTAAAGTCTCATAGTTAAAGCTATGGGGCTTAATTAATAGGGGTGATTTATGGAACAACTAATTGCATTTAGCGGTGTTTGTGGGGCATTGATAACAGTCTATAGCTTAGTGAAGCTTGTTGTACAGCCATTTACAACAGCTATGAAAAGAAATGACTTGACTAATCAAGCACTGCAAAAATCTGTAGATATGTTAGCGTATGACTTGAAAGAATCTCAAAAAGACAGAGATAATATTCATAAAATATTAGATAAGCATGATGATAGATTGAGTAGGGTTGAAGATGATGTAATACGTAATTCAGAACAAATAAAAACATTATTTAATAGATAGGAGGTAGTATATGAAGTTAAAAAATGAAACATATGATATATTAAAATGGATAGCACAGATATTCTTACCTGCACTTACTATATTTGTAGGTGCTGTAGGGGTAGCTGTAGGCTTTAAGCAAACTGATTTAATAGTTATTATTATGACAGCTTTTGATACGTTTTTAGGCACAATTTTAGGCATTTCAACTAAAAACTACAATTCAGAAAGAGAGGTATAACATGACTAATTTTTATTATAAACCAATTTCAAGAAAATATAATTTTGGCTGGGGAAGAAGTAAATCTAACATTAAATTTATAGCTATACACTGGACTGCAAATGAGAGCAGAGGTGCTAATGCAATGGCACACTATAAGTATTTTCAGAATAACAACGTAGGAGCGTCCGCACACTATTTTGTTGACGATACCAATATTGTTCAAATAGTTGGAGATAGTACAGTTGCTTATGCTGTTGGTGGAAATCAAGGATATGGAACTGGACTAGGTGGCATTGTTAATGAGAACTCCATATCAATAGAAATGTGTGTCAATTCAGATGCTGACTATAGCAAGATGTATTTTAATACTGTAGAGCTTGTAAAAGAGCTTCTAAGGCAATATCCTAATGCTAAAGTAGTTAGACATTGGGACGCAACTAGAAAAGATTGTCCGCATGGTTACACAGGCTATAACAATGCAAAGTGGAACAAGTTTTTATCTGATGTTAAACAGCCTAGACGATTAATCTTAGACTTATCTAAAGATAGCGTTGCGGTAGAAGTTAATTCTCAAAAAACATCTGCACCAGCAAGAAAAGGATGGGTACAAGAAGAAGGAAAATGGTTCTACTATATAGATGGAAAGAAAAAGATAGGTTGGTTAAAGTCGGGTAAAGCGTGGTTTTATATGCAACCAGAAAAAGATGGAGAAATGAAAATAGGATGGCTCAAATATAACAATAACTGGTTTTATTTCAATTCTAAAGGTTACATGTTAACTGGCGAACAAGTGATTGATAATAAGAAATATAAATTTAATAATGAGGGGTACTTGCTGTAATTAAAATAAGGGTAGCATTTAGCTACCCTTATTTTTTATATTAAATTTTTCCAGTGTATTGAATTAATTTTAATACGTGGGTATAATATAATTATAAAATAATTTCAAGTAGTTTTATTAGGAGGTGTATGTTTATTGCTACAAAATTATTTTTAAAAAGTATTAATATAAAGAAAAAAAGAAATGCCATAGACTTTATAATGGCTATGGAAAAATCTAAGAGCAAGTCTCTTTAATAAAAACTTAAGAATTTAAAACAGATTTGTGGGTATACTATTAATAATATAATATTTTGGAGGTGTTTTTAAATGAAAGATACAGGAGTATTTGATAAGGTTAAGGGAAGTGCAAAAAATATTGCTGGAGAAGCTACTGGCGACAATAAGTTAAAAGCTGAAGGTGCTGTAGATAAAGCTACTGGAAAAGCAAAAGAATTGTTAAATGAAGCTGGGAAAAAAGCTGAAGAAGTAGCTGACAATGCTAAGTCAGAAATTAATAAGCATAAGTAAATATGTTAATAAAAAATAGAAGGCTTGGATTACACCAGACCTTCTATTTTTTATAAATAGGATTAAAAAAAGTCGTAATAATGGATAAGCCACTATACCAATATATTAATACTATTACTAGTATATAGTCAATAACAATATTGTTTTGGCGCAATATTGGCGCATTTTTGCATTACCTACGCAAAATTAACTACTTTTTATAATGGAATATTTAAAATAGAATCGAGTAATTGCAACAATTATAAAATTATATTAAATTTAGTTCATAGTACCAGAATAAAAGCTTAGATATATGTTAAAAAGGAATGAATAACTTATTCATTCCTTTTTTTTATAAAAAATACTTTTTCCTACTTTAAATTTGATTGATAATTAGTGATAAGGGTATCAAATAAATATGTTAAAGTTAGATAATATTATTTTTTATATAATTTAAAATATAAATTTAAAATAATGATAAATAACGGTTGACTTTGTTTATGAATAGTAGTAATATATACTTGTAAGTGATAATAGTTACTACTATTGGAAAATAAAATTAAATTTTGGAGGTAAAAAAATGACACAGGAACTTAAGGGAACAAAAACAGAAAAGAACCTTTTAGATGGTTTTGCAGGAGAATCAATGGCAAGAAATAAATATACTTACTATGCTTCTCAGGCTAAGAAGGAAGGGTATAATCAGATATCTAATATATTCTTAGAAACAGCAGAAAATGAAAAGGAACATGCTAAGCTATGGTTTAAGGCTCTTCATGGAGGAGAAATACCAACAACTGAAGAAAATTTATTAGATGCTGCAGAAGGTGAATTATACGAGTGGTCTGATATGTATGTTAGATTCTCTAATGATGCAAAAGAAGAAGGATTTAAGGAAATTGCTAGACTATTTGATGGTGTAGCAGCTATAGAAAAAACACATGAAGAAAGATATAGAACTTTACTTCAGAATTTAAAAGATGGTAAGATTTTTGAGAAAGATGAAGTAGTAGTTTGGAAGTGTATGAATTGTGGACATATTCACGTATCTAAGAGTGCTCCAAAGTTATGTCCTGTATGTAAGCATCCACAAGCGTATTTCGAAGTGAAGGCTGAAAACTGGAAATAATATAATATTTAGCAAAGTAGGTGGTAGTGGTGAGGTTTTCAAAGCAAAGAGAAATGATATTAAACGAAGTTAAAAATAATAATAATCACCCTACAGCTGATATGGTATATGATAAGTTGAGAAAAGATAATCCTAATTTGAGCTTGGGTACGGTTTATAGAAATTTAACTCAATTAGCAGATAATGGATTAATTACAAAACTTAGTATACCAGGGGATCCTGTTAGATTCGATTGCAACACAGATGAACATAATCATTTTATTTGTGAAGATTGCGGGCAAATTTTCGATATTGATAAGGATTTGGTCGCTTATGCAGATAAGGGTCTTGAAAAATTAGGATTTAAAGTAAATTCTGCACAGATTCTTTTAAAAGGAATTTGTGTAGAATGTACTAAAAAGATAGAAAAAATATAATTTAATTAATAGTTTAATAGGAGGTAATTTTATGGCTAAAGATTTAAAGTTTTATTCATGTTCAGATAAGGATTTTATAATTGAAGTAGTTGTTCCTGAAGAAGGATGTCAAGTTTCATGTTGTGGTGAAGAAATGAAGCTTATAGAACCAAATACTACTGATGCAGCTGGAGAAAAGCATGTTCCAGTTATAGAAGTTAGTGGAAACAAAGTAGTAGTTAAGGTTGGTAGTGTACCACATCCAATGGAAGAAAAACACCATATTTCATTTATATATCTAGTAACTGAAAAAACAGTTCAGAGAGTAGATTTACCGCATGATGGTAAGCCAGAAGCAGAATTTGTACTTGCAGAAGATGATAAGGCTATATGTGCTTATGAATATTGTAATCTACATGGATTGTGGAAAGCAGAAGCTTAATAATATAAAAGTTAAAAAACAAAAAGGAGCATATGCTCCTTTTTGTTTTTATTAAATTTATTCCAATATTTTTTTAACTTCTTCATAAACAAGCATGTTTTTTTCTGTAATAAAGGAACGAGATTTTCCATCTTTATTTACTCTTCCAGTTCTACCGATTCTATGTATATAATCCTGTGCAAGTTCAGGGAAATCATAGTTATATATATGACTTAGGCCTTGTATATCTAGACCTCTTGACGCTAAATCTGTTGAGATTAGGAA includes these proteins:
- a CDS encoding phage holin: MKLKNETYDILKWIAQIFLPALTIFVGAVGVAVGFKQTDLIVIIMTAFDTFLGTILGISTKNYNSEREV
- a CDS encoding peptidoglycan recognition protein family protein — its product is MTNFYYKPISRKYNFGWGRSKSNIKFIAIHWTANESRGANAMAHYKYFQNNNVGASAHYFVDDTNIVQIVGDSTVAYAVGGNQGYGTGLGGIVNENSISIEMCVNSDADYSKMYFNTVELVKELLRQYPNAKVVRHWDATRKDCPHGYTGYNNAKWNKFLSDVKQPRRLILDLSKDSVAVEVNSQKTSAPARKGWVQEEGKWFYYIDGKKKIGWLKSGKAWFYMQPEKDGEMKIGWLKYNNNWFYFNSKGYMLTGEQVIDNKKYKFNNEGYLL
- a CDS encoding CsbD family protein, which codes for MKDTGVFDKVKGSAKNIAGEATGDNKLKAEGAVDKATGKAKELLNEAGKKAEEVADNAKSEINKHK
- the rbr gene encoding rubrerythrin encodes the protein MTQELKGTKTEKNLLDGFAGESMARNKYTYYASQAKKEGYNQISNIFLETAENEKEHAKLWFKALHGGEIPTTEENLLDAAEGELYEWSDMYVRFSNDAKEEGFKEIARLFDGVAAIEKTHEERYRTLLQNLKDGKIFEKDEVVVWKCMNCGHIHVSKSAPKLCPVCKHPQAYFEVKAENWK
- a CDS encoding Fur family transcriptional regulator, which translates into the protein MRFSKQREMILNEVKNNNNHPTADMVYDKLRKDNPNLSLGTVYRNLTQLADNGLITKLSIPGDPVRFDCNTDEHNHFICEDCGQIFDIDKDLVAYADKGLEKLGFKVNSAQILLKGICVECTKKIEKI
- a CDS encoding desulfoferrodoxin family protein, translated to MAKDLKFYSCSDKDFIIEVVVPEEGCQVSCCGEEMKLIEPNTTDAAGEKHVPVIEVSGNKVVVKVGSVPHPMEEKHHISFIYLVTEKTVQRVDLPHDGKPEAEFVLAEDDKAICAYEYCNLHGLWKAEA